In Anaerobacillus isosaccharinicus, one genomic interval encodes:
- a CDS encoding acetoin utilization protein AcuC, protein MMRNAAFIFSQEQQSYRFSSDHPFNQKRLDLTFDLLNKCNAINTEDIFAPRMATDEELLLIHDKDFVNAVKLASVGELSPSIATNYGIGTDDTPMFPNMHEAASLLVGGTLTAVDLVMQGKYLHACNLSGGLHHGFKGRASGFCIYNDSSIAIEYMRKNYNARVLYVDTDAHHGDGVQWAFYDEEDVCTLSIHETGRFLFPGTGNINERGSGKGYGYSVNIPVDAFTEDESWLHAYRTSLREVCEYFKPDVIITQNGADNHYYDPLTHLCSTIEIFREIPKLAHELAHEYCGGKWIAVGGGGYDIWRVVPRAWSMIWLEMTDNRIATGPLPKEWIKAWQKDAPVELPATWEDISPIYPEIPRKKEITEKNAITVEKALSHLRNEMEKRKEQLG, encoded by the coding sequence ATGATGAGAAATGCAGCTTTTATCTTTTCACAAGAACAACAAAGCTACCGATTTAGTAGCGATCACCCCTTTAATCAAAAACGACTAGATCTTACCTTTGATTTACTAAATAAGTGTAATGCCATAAATACAGAAGATATTTTTGCACCTAGAATGGCGACTGATGAGGAACTACTTTTAATTCATGATAAAGATTTCGTTAATGCCGTAAAGTTAGCGAGCGTTGGTGAGCTCAGTCCTTCTATAGCTACAAATTATGGAATTGGCACCGATGATACACCGATGTTCCCTAATATGCACGAGGCTGCATCACTTCTTGTAGGCGGAACTTTAACGGCTGTTGATTTAGTTATGCAAGGAAAATACTTACACGCCTGCAACTTAAGCGGCGGGCTTCATCATGGATTCAAAGGGCGAGCTTCAGGTTTCTGTATTTATAACGATAGCTCTATTGCGATTGAATATATGCGCAAAAACTATAATGCTAGAGTATTGTATGTAGATACTGACGCTCATCATGGCGACGGTGTTCAATGGGCTTTTTACGATGAAGAAGACGTATGCACATTATCGATTCACGAGACAGGTCGATTTCTATTCCCTGGTACTGGAAATATTAATGAGCGTGGAAGTGGAAAAGGTTATGGTTATTCAGTAAATATTCCTGTTGATGCGTTTACTGAAGATGAATCATGGCTGCACGCTTATAGAACATCACTAAGAGAAGTTTGTGAATACTTCAAGCCTGATGTGATTATTACTCAAAATGGCGCAGATAATCATTACTATGACCCTCTTACCCACCTTTGTTCTACCATTGAAATCTTTCGTGAAATTCCAAAGTTAGCCCATGAGCTTGCTCATGAGTATTGTGGCGGAAAATGGATTGCTGTCGGGGGTGGTGGATACGACATTTGGCGAGTTGTCCCAAGGGCATGGTCAATGATTTGGTTAGAAATGACTGATAATCGAATTGCGACAGGACCGCTTCCAAAAGAATGGATCAAAGCATGGCAAAAAGATGCTCCTGTCGAGTTGCCAGCTACTTGGGAAGATATTTCACCTATTTATCCAGAGATCCCTAGAAAAAAAGAAATTACAGAAAAGAATGCAATTACCGTAGAAAAAGCTCTCTCACATCTTCGTAATGAAATGGAAAAAAGAAAAGAGCAGTTAGGGTAG
- a CDS encoding acetoin utilization AcuB family protein gives MIVEQIMKRNVIKITTTNTIKDAIQLMEKHRIRHLPVINETDELVGIISDRDIRDASPSVFDTGEHSEYFTNPVSKIMVTDVITAHPLDFVEDVSSIFYEHHIGCLPIEEDYKLVGIITETDILHTLVQLMGAHQPSSQIEVQVENITGMLAEIATIIKKRNINITSVLVYPCEDLQKKVLVFRLQTMDPRGVIADIENNGYKVLWPNLPGMSV, from the coding sequence GTGATTGTTGAGCAAATTATGAAACGAAACGTTATTAAAATTACTACTACTAATACTATTAAGGATGCTATTCAATTGATGGAAAAGCATCGTATTCGACATTTACCAGTCATAAACGAGACTGATGAGTTGGTTGGAATTATTTCAGACCGTGATATTCGGGATGCAAGCCCTTCTGTTTTTGACACTGGAGAGCACTCGGAGTATTTCACAAATCCTGTATCAAAAATAATGGTTACCGATGTGATAACAGCTCATCCTCTCGATTTTGTAGAAGATGTATCATCAATTTTTTATGAGCATCATATCGGTTGCCTACCAATTGAAGAAGATTATAAATTAGTAGGAATTATTACTGAAACAGACATTTTACACACGCTCGTACAACTAATGGGAGCTCATCAACCGAGTTCACAGATTGAAGTCCAAGTTGAAAATATAACAGGCATGCTGGCTGAAATTGCGACTATTATTAAAAAACGTAATATTAATATTACAAGTGTGCTAGTTTATCCATGTGAAGATCTACAGAAAAAGGTTCTAGTGTTTCGATTGCAGACGATGGATCCGCGGGGGGTAATTGCTGATATTGAAAACAATGGCTATAAAGTACTTTGGCCTAATTTGCCGGGGATGTCAGTATGA
- a CDS encoding GNAT family N-acetyltransferase has product MIHQKTYNALELKTGKHTLIIEGPISEKELAMYKFHEGLVAFRPPEKQFKALLSIADLPEGRIIIARDHDTIVGYVTFIYPDELERWSQADMENMIELGAIEVAAPYRGCKVGKNMLKVSMMDDAMEDYIIITTEYYWHWDLKGTGLTVWDYRKAMEKMMSAGGLVWFATDDPEICSHPANCLMVRIGKRINQESIQKFDRIRFQNRFMY; this is encoded by the coding sequence ATGATTCATCAAAAGACATACAATGCACTAGAATTAAAAACAGGGAAACACACTTTAATTATTGAAGGACCAATATCTGAAAAAGAACTTGCAATGTATAAGTTCCATGAAGGCTTAGTTGCCTTTAGACCGCCTGAAAAACAATTTAAAGCCTTATTAAGTATAGCTGATCTTCCTGAGGGGAGAATTATTATAGCCAGAGACCATGATACAATTGTTGGCTATGTTACGTTTATTTACCCTGATGAACTAGAGAGATGGTCCCAAGCGGACATGGAAAATATGATTGAACTTGGAGCAATTGAAGTTGCTGCGCCATATCGTGGCTGTAAAGTCGGGAAGAACATGTTAAAAGTCTCAATGATGGATGATGCCATGGAAGATTATATCATTATTACGACTGAGTACTATTGGCATTGGGATCTAAAAGGGACAGGTTTAACCGTATGGGATTATCGTAAAGCTATGGAGAAAATGATGAGCGCTGGTGGCTTAGTTTGGTTTGCTACTGATGATCCAGAGATTTGCTCCCATCCGGCAAATTGCTTAATGGTGAGAATTGGAAAACGAATAAATCAAGAATCAATTCAAAAATTCGACCGAATCCGTTTTCAAAATCGATTTATGTACTAA
- the acsA gene encoding acetate--CoA ligase, with protein sequence MQMQPIPAVKGDYHLEDYEKVVESFDWSQVEEQFSWYKTGKMNIAFEAIDRHALGVKKNQVALYYKDDTRREKYTFKEMMEQTNKAGNILKQQGVEKGDRVFIFMPRSPELYFCLLGAIKLGAIVGPLFEAFMEAAVFDRLNDSKAKVLITTPELVGRVAIDNLPNLEKVILVGNDIEEDHVTVDYYKSFEQASKKLLIEWVEPEDGMLLHYTSGSTGKPKGVLHVHNAMIQQYQTAKWVLDLKEDDVYWCTADPGWVTGTVYGIFGPWLHGASNVVRGGRFNPEDWYKTIEDYGVTVWYSAPTAFRMLMGIGEDLIQRFDLTSLRHILSVGEPLNPEVVKWGVKVFHLRIHDTWWMTETGSMMICNYPTLAIKPGSMGKPIPGIEAAIIDDQGNVLPPNRMGNLALKKGWPSMMRSIWNNPQKYQEYFTDNGWYISGDSAYMDEEGYFWFQGRIDDVINTSGERVGPFEVESKLVEHPAIAEAGVIGIPDPVRGTIIKAFISLREGFDASDELKEEIRLFVKKELSAHATPRQIEFRDKLPKTRSGKIMRRVLKAWELDLPTGDLSTMED encoded by the coding sequence ATGCAAATGCAACCAATTCCTGCAGTAAAAGGAGATTATCATTTAGAAGATTATGAAAAAGTAGTAGAAAGCTTTGACTGGAGTCAAGTAGAAGAACAGTTTTCATGGTACAAAACTGGAAAAATGAATATTGCATTTGAAGCTATTGATCGTCATGCTCTAGGTGTGAAAAAAAATCAAGTTGCCCTCTATTATAAAGATGATACTAGACGTGAAAAATACACGTTTAAAGAGATGATGGAACAAACAAATAAAGCCGGAAATATTTTGAAACAACAGGGTGTTGAAAAAGGAGATCGCGTATTTATCTTTATGCCAAGGTCGCCTGAACTTTATTTTTGTTTACTTGGTGCTATTAAGCTTGGAGCAATTGTAGGTCCGCTTTTTGAAGCATTTATGGAAGCAGCTGTCTTTGACCGTTTAAATGACAGTAAGGCGAAAGTATTAATAACAACTCCAGAATTAGTAGGAAGGGTTGCTATAGACAACTTACCAAATCTAGAAAAAGTAATTTTAGTAGGTAATGATATTGAAGAAGATCATGTAACTGTCGATTATTATAAATCTTTTGAACAAGCAAGTAAAAAGCTTCTAATTGAATGGGTTGAACCAGAAGATGGAATGCTATTGCATTATACATCAGGTTCAACCGGGAAACCAAAAGGGGTTTTGCATGTTCATAATGCTATGATACAACAGTATCAGACGGCGAAGTGGGTGTTAGATTTAAAAGAGGATGATGTTTATTGGTGTACTGCAGATCCAGGCTGGGTAACAGGAACTGTTTACGGAATTTTTGGACCTTGGCTTCACGGTGCATCTAATGTTGTTCGGGGCGGGCGCTTTAATCCGGAAGACTGGTATAAAACAATTGAAGATTATGGGGTGACAGTCTGGTATAGTGCACCAACTGCCTTTAGAATGTTAATGGGAATTGGAGAAGACTTGATCCAAAGGTTTGACCTTACATCACTACGCCATATATTAAGTGTTGGTGAGCCGCTTAACCCTGAAGTTGTTAAATGGGGAGTAAAAGTATTTCATTTAAGAATTCACGATACATGGTGGATGACTGAAACTGGTTCAATGATGATTTGTAACTATCCAACATTAGCAATTAAGCCAGGTTCAATGGGGAAACCAATTCCAGGTATTGAAGCAGCGATCATTGATGATCAAGGCAATGTTTTACCACCGAATAGAATGGGGAATTTAGCCCTTAAAAAAGGTTGGCCATCAATGATGCGTTCAATTTGGAACAATCCTCAAAAATATCAGGAATATTTCACTGATAATGGATGGTATATTTCAGGGGATTCGGCTTACATGGATGAAGAAGGATATTTTTGGTTTCAAGGTAGAATAGATGATGTCATTAATACGTCTGGTGAGAGAGTTGGTCCGTTTGAAGTAGAAAGTAAGCTTGTGGAACATCCTGCAATTGCAGAAGCCGGTGTTATTGGTATTCCCGATCCTGTTAGGGGCACCATTATTAAAGCGTTTATTTCATTACGTGAAGGCTTTGATGCGAGTGATGAGCTAAAAGAAGAAATTCGTCTTTTTGTGAAAAAGGAGCTTTCTGCCCATGCTACTCCAAGACAAATTGAGTTCCGCGATAAACTTCCAAAAACGAGAAGTGGAAAAATTATGAGACGAGTGTTAAAAGCTTGGGAGTTAGATTTGCCTACAGGTGATTTGTCTACAATGGAAGATTAA